The following are encoded in a window of Bos indicus isolate NIAB-ARS_2022 breed Sahiwal x Tharparkar chromosome 7, NIAB-ARS_B.indTharparkar_mat_pri_1.0, whole genome shotgun sequence genomic DNA:
- the MIER2 gene encoding mesoderm induction early response protein 2 isoform X1, which yields MGSADHQFHLAEILSQNYGVREEHEGAARGPEKPEEELEKDFVSQSSDMPLDELLALYGYETSDPISERESEGSDTAAHLPDMTLDKDQIAKDLLSGEEEEETQSSADDLTPSVTSHEASDLFPSQSGSCFLADADKEPGSSSSSDAEEDPLPANKCKKEIMVGPQFQADLSNLHSNRHGEKIYENEDQLLWDPNILPEREVEEFLYRAVKRRWHEMAGSQLPEGEAVKDSEQALYELVKCNFNAEEALRRLRFNVKVIRDGLCAWSEEERRNFEHGFRVHGKNFHLIQANKVRTRSVGECVEYYYLWKKSERYDYFSQQTRLGRRKYGPSGNTDADQDLEGSDPDGPGRPRSSPPLPLPAAAHGPGPEHDRLAQMHTEPLSMGSSMSRSLGEPGEALDVPPSSEPGPRSFPPLDEPSALPSSRRPPALAEPAFFPPATAAPEPGASPRLAVDLTLPEELPLVSSHEDTDGEPEETVGPPQVALSVAEFGLIGIGDVNPFLASHPACPASGLHSEPLSQ from the exons ATGGGCTCTGCGGACCATCAGTTCCACTTGGCGGAGATCCTGTCGCAGAACTACGGTGTCCGGGAGGAGCACGAGGGTGCAGCGCGGGGCCCAGAGAAGccggaggaggagctggagaaggaCTTCGTCTCCCAG AGCAGCGACATGCCCCTTGACGAGCTGTTGGCCTTGTACGGCTATGAGACCTCGGACCCCATCTCGGAACGGGAGAGCGAGGGCAGCGATACCGCAGCCCACCTGCCCGACATGACCCTAGACAAG GACCAAATAGCGAAGGATTTGCTTtcaggggaagaagaggaagaaacacagTCCTCGGCCGATGATCTCACCCCATCTGTGACCTCTCACGAGGCCTCCGACCTTTTCCCTAGTCAGAGTGGAT CCTGCTTCCTGGCTGATGCAGACAAGGAGCCTGGCTCATCCAGCTCATCAGATGCTGAGGAGGACCCGCTTCCTGCCAACAAGTGTAAGAAG GAAATCATGGTTGGGCCTCAGTTCCAAGCTGACCTCAGCAACCTGCACTCGAACCGGCATGGTGAGAAGA TCTACGAGAACGAAGACCAGCTGCTCTGGGACCCCAACATCCTTCCCGAGAGGGAAGTGGAGGAGTTCCTGTACCGGGCAGTGAAGCGGAGGTGGCACGAGATGGCCGGGTCTCAGCTTCCGGAGGGAGAGGCCGTGAAGGACAGTGAGCAG GCCCTGTACGAGCTGGTGAAGTGCAATTTCAATGCGGAGGAGGCCCTGCGGAGGCTGCGGTTCAACGTGAAGGTGATCCGAG ACGGGTTGTGCGCCTGGAGTGAGGAGGAGCGCCGCAACTTCGAGCATGGCTTCCGCGTGCATGGCAAGAACTTCCACCTGATCCAGGCCAACAAG GTGCGCACGCGGTCAGTGGGCGAGTGCGTGGAGTACTATTACCTGTGGAAGAAGTCCGAGCGCTACGACTACTTCTCTCAGCAGACACGGCTAGGCCGCCGGAAGTACGGCCCGTCAGGAAACAC GGATGCCGACCAGGACCTGGAGGGCAGTGACCCTGACGGCCCTGGCCGCCCCCGCTCATCGCCACCCCTGCCCTTGCCTGCCGCTGCCCATGGCCCAGGCCCTGAGCATGACCGCTTGGCCCAGATGCACACGG AGCCCCTGAGCATGGGCAGCAGCATGTCCCGGAGTCTTGGCGAGCCTGGGGAGGCCCTTGACGTACCCCCATCCTCGGAGCCAGGGCCTCGTTCGTTCCCGCCACTGGATGAGCCCTCAGCGCTGCCGTCGTCTCGGCGGCCCCCAGCCCTCGCTGAGCCGGCCTTCTTCCCGCCCGCCACGGCTGCTCCAGAGCCCGGTGCCAGCCCAAGGCTGGCTGTGGACTTGACCCTGCCTGAGGAGCTGCCGCTCGTCTCCAGCCACGAGGACACAGATGGAGAGCCTGAGGAGACCGTGGGCCCTCCGCAAGTGGCCTTGTCGGTGGCCGAGTTTGGACTCATCGGCATCGGGGACGTGAACCCCTTCCTGGCCTCCCACCCTGCATGCCCGGCCTCTGGGCTGCACTCGGAGCCCCTGTCACA GTAA
- the PLPP2 gene encoding phospholipid phosphatase 2 isoform X1, which translates to MERRWVFVLLDVLCVLVAALPCAILTFVNTPYKRGFYCGDDSIRYPYRPDTITHGLMAGVIITATVILVSAGEAYLVYTDRLYSRSDFNNYLAALYKVVGTFLFGAAVSQSLTDLAKYMTGRLRPNFLAVCDPDWSRVNCSAYVQVEVCRGSSANVTESRLSFYSGHSSFGMYCMVFLALYVQARLCWKWARLLRPTVQFFLVAFALYVGYTRVSDHKHHWSDVLVGLLQGALVASFTVRYISDFFKARPPQHCPEEEDLERKPSLSLTLALGETDCNHYGYPVSSS; encoded by the exons ATGGAGCGGAGGTGGGTCTTCGTACTGCTCGACGTGCTGTGCGTGCTGGTCG CCGCTCTGCCCTGCGCCATCCTGACGTTCGTCAACACTCCGTACAAGCGAGGTTTCTACTGTGGAGATGACTCCATCCGATACCCCTACCGTCCAGACACCATCACCCATGGGCTCATGGCCGGGGTCATCATCACAGCCACTGTCATCCTT GTGTCGGCTGGGGAAGCCTACCTGGTGTACACGGACCGCCTCTACTCCCGCTCTGATTTCAACAACTACCTGGCCGCCCTCTACAAGGTGGTGGGGACGTTCCTGTTTGGGGCAGCAGTGAGCCAGTCCCTGACAGACCTGGCCAAGTACATGACCGGCCGCCTGCGGCCCAACTTCCTGGCTGTGTGTGACCCTGACTGGAGCCGCGTCAACTGCTCGGCGTATGTGCAGGTGGAGGTGTGCAGGGGGAGCTCTGCTAACGTCACGGAGTCCAG GTTGTCCTTCTACTCCGGACACTCCTCCTTTGGCATGTACTGCATGGTATTCTTGGCG CTCTACGTGCAGGCCCGGCTCTGCTGGAAGTGGGCACGGCTGCTGCGGCCCACCGTTCAGTTCTTCCTGGTAGCCTTCGCCCTGTACGTGGGCTACACCCGCGTTTCTGACCACAAACACCACTGGAGTGACGTTCTCGTCGGCCTCCTGCAGGGGGCGCTGGTGGCCAGCTTCACT GTCCGGTACATCTCCGACTTCTTCAAAGCTCGGCCCCCGCAGCACTGCCCAGAAGAGGAGGACCTGGAACGGAAGCCCAGCCTGTCGCTGACGCTGGCCCTGGGCGAGACTGACTGCAACCACTACGGGTACCCTGTGTCTTCCTCCTGA
- the MIER2 gene encoding mesoderm induction early response protein 2 isoform X2, whose amino-acid sequence MAEASSLERQSPGAASCLPHSLCPGEPNLQTTAVVSMGSADHQFHLAEILSQNYGVREEHEGAARGPEKPEEELEKDFVSQSSDMPLDELLALYGYETSDPISERESEGSDTAAHLPDMTLDKDQIAKDLLSGEEEEETQSSADDLTPSVTSHEASDLFPSQSGSCFLADADKEPGSSSSSDAEEDPLPANKCKKEIMVGPQFQADLSNLHSNRHGEKIYENEDQLLWDPNILPEREVEEFLYRAVKRRWHEMAGSQLPEGEAVKDSEQALYELVKCNFNAEEALRRLRFNVKVIRDGLCAWSEEERRNFEHGFRVHGKNFHLIQANKVRTRSVGECVEYYYLWKKSERYDYFSQQTRLGRRKYGPSGNTDADQDLEGSDPDGPGRPRSSPPLPLPAAAHGPGPEHDRLAQMHTEPLSMGSSMSRSLGEPGEALDVPPSSEPGPRSFPPLDEPSALPSSRRPPALAEPAFFPPATAAPEPGASPRLAVDLTLPEELPLVSSHEDTDGEPEETVGPPQVALSVAEFGLIGIGDVNPFLASHPACPASGLHSEPLSHCNVMTC is encoded by the exons GCCTCCTCACTGGAGAGGCAGAGCCCTGGTGCGGCCTCCTGCCTGCCTCACAGTCTGTGCCCTGGAGAGCCCAACTTGCAGACCACAGCAG TGGTGTCCATGGGCTCTGCGGACCATCAGTTCCACTTGGCGGAGATCCTGTCGCAGAACTACGGTGTCCGGGAGGAGCACGAGGGTGCAGCGCGGGGCCCAGAGAAGccggaggaggagctggagaaggaCTTCGTCTCCCAG AGCAGCGACATGCCCCTTGACGAGCTGTTGGCCTTGTACGGCTATGAGACCTCGGACCCCATCTCGGAACGGGAGAGCGAGGGCAGCGATACCGCAGCCCACCTGCCCGACATGACCCTAGACAAG GACCAAATAGCGAAGGATTTGCTTtcaggggaagaagaggaagaaacacagTCCTCGGCCGATGATCTCACCCCATCTGTGACCTCTCACGAGGCCTCCGACCTTTTCCCTAGTCAGAGTGGAT CCTGCTTCCTGGCTGATGCAGACAAGGAGCCTGGCTCATCCAGCTCATCAGATGCTGAGGAGGACCCGCTTCCTGCCAACAAGTGTAAGAAG GAAATCATGGTTGGGCCTCAGTTCCAAGCTGACCTCAGCAACCTGCACTCGAACCGGCATGGTGAGAAGA TCTACGAGAACGAAGACCAGCTGCTCTGGGACCCCAACATCCTTCCCGAGAGGGAAGTGGAGGAGTTCCTGTACCGGGCAGTGAAGCGGAGGTGGCACGAGATGGCCGGGTCTCAGCTTCCGGAGGGAGAGGCCGTGAAGGACAGTGAGCAG GCCCTGTACGAGCTGGTGAAGTGCAATTTCAATGCGGAGGAGGCCCTGCGGAGGCTGCGGTTCAACGTGAAGGTGATCCGAG ACGGGTTGTGCGCCTGGAGTGAGGAGGAGCGCCGCAACTTCGAGCATGGCTTCCGCGTGCATGGCAAGAACTTCCACCTGATCCAGGCCAACAAG GTGCGCACGCGGTCAGTGGGCGAGTGCGTGGAGTACTATTACCTGTGGAAGAAGTCCGAGCGCTACGACTACTTCTCTCAGCAGACACGGCTAGGCCGCCGGAAGTACGGCCCGTCAGGAAACAC GGATGCCGACCAGGACCTGGAGGGCAGTGACCCTGACGGCCCTGGCCGCCCCCGCTCATCGCCACCCCTGCCCTTGCCTGCCGCTGCCCATGGCCCAGGCCCTGAGCATGACCGCTTGGCCCAGATGCACACGG AGCCCCTGAGCATGGGCAGCAGCATGTCCCGGAGTCTTGGCGAGCCTGGGGAGGCCCTTGACGTACCCCCATCCTCGGAGCCAGGGCCTCGTTCGTTCCCGCCACTGGATGAGCCCTCAGCGCTGCCGTCGTCTCGGCGGCCCCCAGCCCTCGCTGAGCCGGCCTTCTTCCCGCCCGCCACGGCTGCTCCAGAGCCCGGTGCCAGCCCAAGGCTGGCTGTGGACTTGACCCTGCCTGAGGAGCTGCCGCTCGTCTCCAGCCACGAGGACACAGATGGAGAGCCTGAGGAGACCGTGGGCCCTCCGCAAGTGGCCTTGTCGGTGGCCGAGTTTGGACTCATCGGCATCGGGGACGTGAACCCCTTCCTGGCCTCCCACCCTGCATGCCCGGCCTCTGGGCTGCACTCGGAGCCCCTGTCACA CTGTAATGTGATGACCTGTTGA
- the PLPP2 gene encoding phospholipid phosphatase 2 isoform X2 — protein sequence MAGVIITATVILVSAGEAYLVYTDRLYSRSDFNNYLAALYKVVGTFLFGAAVSQSLTDLAKYMTGRLRPNFLAVCDPDWSRVNCSAYVQVEVCRGSSANVTESRLSFYSGHSSFGMYCMVFLALYVQARLCWKWARLLRPTVQFFLVAFALYVGYTRVSDHKHHWSDVLVGLLQGALVASFTVRYISDFFKARPPQHCPEEEDLERKPSLSLTLALGETDCNHYGYPVSSS from the exons ATGGCCGGGGTCATCATCACAGCCACTGTCATCCTT GTGTCGGCTGGGGAAGCCTACCTGGTGTACACGGACCGCCTCTACTCCCGCTCTGATTTCAACAACTACCTGGCCGCCCTCTACAAGGTGGTGGGGACGTTCCTGTTTGGGGCAGCAGTGAGCCAGTCCCTGACAGACCTGGCCAAGTACATGACCGGCCGCCTGCGGCCCAACTTCCTGGCTGTGTGTGACCCTGACTGGAGCCGCGTCAACTGCTCGGCGTATGTGCAGGTGGAGGTGTGCAGGGGGAGCTCTGCTAACGTCACGGAGTCCAG GTTGTCCTTCTACTCCGGACACTCCTCCTTTGGCATGTACTGCATGGTATTCTTGGCG CTCTACGTGCAGGCCCGGCTCTGCTGGAAGTGGGCACGGCTGCTGCGGCCCACCGTTCAGTTCTTCCTGGTAGCCTTCGCCCTGTACGTGGGCTACACCCGCGTTTCTGACCACAAACACCACTGGAGTGACGTTCTCGTCGGCCTCCTGCAGGGGGCGCTGGTGGCCAGCTTCACT GTCCGGTACATCTCCGACTTCTTCAAAGCTCGGCCCCCGCAGCACTGCCCAGAAGAGGAGGACCTGGAACGGAAGCCCAGCCTGTCGCTGACGCTGGCCCTGGGCGAGACTGACTGCAACCACTACGGGTACCCTGTGTCTTCCTCCTGA